A single window of Microplitis demolitor isolate Queensland-Clemson2020A chromosome 7, iyMicDemo2.1a, whole genome shotgun sequence DNA harbors:
- the LOC103577085 gene encoding coiled-coil domain-containing protein 39: MGGFRDILKDLGWDSGFRIPVANEDNKQLEQEIEKKLKIKNKLTVELDNNKNRIDSIDQYIRDIKIEHTCNQKLLTAYIAQYEAENHYEKLFEHKEASIEKELIALEKEKKETGDRIARMKKEIRRLEESLDFSKDIVALNKTKILQLEEILSRDEENEQLLKKISKFDFKEFKKLDLKRQKLVSELEVYKRSVVRMIDEIYEKEVVLERTAKFYTQALDSRRQLIERWTQSVFILRQRDNDIQKIIKEVETLRSVGVEKLKVLTESEEFMESQVNCNRLLEYEIKQVEKILARARERRSKVEEHLDLFNLEFKSQRRILNELEQKIKNMRIDFNGLRGNIFNKKKQISDFQQRIKDMKASLSEVNNQSVNVEDRTKQLEEMIEKEEKRKFSIKSEIKRFQGLVLRTMSRINSLENDRKAIELQEQGELKKIEQFTACQVKEEKQLDEKKEAAYKLDIVLQNLKIRLGKNNRVVDKEEFERKQNVIEGLQESLNDKKKISKLLLSQMIKLENEIKKVQNALEADRNKVEQVKIKKKNLELLMLGGEKQLKVSVRVNEEKQVAENIMELRVTQAEELMKNTGNRVYNLEQCHVKICAAMKERMAELKALKEALNLKHKVAMSECSELRSLINEKNYQTLHLQSRYDNIMATSNVDNTDGILPATTYLKIQNAQYKYELQERGDKLDATIRKTEQEIKSMENTLKVVNACNDKYKFSLGPVEDDSSKQTIQSEIDKEMCEAAEQMKRKKSQLNIIKNDVALAQENHKKILEDLEKIKEEKEGRQETLALIEKQINDQKGRLIRADMRLKKLYKDIQRLCECADSDIIILQEKDVSTREIEEQNLLGLQRITEFTIRHVEAEVYVKKLISAKDIVLPSAQQNKPTPTPSLCSTRSSTTSFNQNKKCQLTNVNICRP, from the exons atgggagggttcagagatattttaaaagatctAGGATGGGATAGTGGATTTCGAATACCGGTTGCTAATGAAGATAATAAACAACTCGAGCAAGAG attgaaaaaaaattaaaaataaaaaataaattgacagTAGAATtagataacaataaaaatcgTATTGATTCAATAGATCAATACATAAGAGATATTAAAATAGAACACACTTGCAATCAGAAACTTTTAACAGCTTATATCGCTCAATATGAAGCTGAGAATCATTACGAGAAGTTATTTGAGCACAAGGAGGCATCTATTGAAAAAGAACTTATTGCACTtgagaaggaaaaaaaagaaactggAGACCGTATTGCCcgtatgaaaaaagaaataagaaGACTTGAAGAAAgtcttgatttttcaaaagatattgTGGCATTgaacaaaactaaaattttacaattggAAGAAATACTGAGCCGTGATGAAGAAAATGAAcagttactaaaaaaaatttctaaatttgatttcaaagaatttaaaaaactcgaTCTCAAGAGACAAAAACTAGTGAGTGAATTAGAAGTTTACAAACGATCTGTTGTTAGAATGATTGATGAAATTTACGAAAAAGAAGTCGTGTTAGAAAGAACGGCTAAGTTTTATACTCAGGCTTTAGATTCGCGGCGGCAATTGATTGAAAGATGGACACaaagtgtttttattttgCGGCAGCGTGAcaatgatattcaaaaaataataaaagaggtTGAGACTTTGAGATCCGTGGGtgtggaaaaattaaaagtacttaCGGAGTCTGAAGAATTTATGGAAAGTCAAGTTAATTGCAATAGACTATTGGAGTATGAGATTAAACAAGTTGAGAAAATTTTGGCGCGTGCTAGAGAGAGAAGGAGTAAAGTTGAAGAGCatcttgatttatttaatttggaatTCAAATCGCAGAGAAGAATTTTAAACGAACTggaacagaaaattaaaaatatgagaattgATTTTAATGGATTGagaggaaatatttttaataaaaaaaaacaaatcagtGATTTTCAACAAAGAATCAAAGATATGAAGGCAAGTCTATCTGAGGTCAATAATCAGAGCGTTAATGTTGAAGACAGAACTAAACAACTTGAAGAAATGATTGag AAAGAAGAAAAacgtaaattttcaattaaaagcgaaataaaaagatttcaaGGATTGGTTCTGAGGACAATGAGTAGAATAAATAGTTTAGAGAACGATAGAAAAGCAATTGAATTGCAAGAGCAAGGAGAGTTGAAGAAAATCGAACAATTCACAGCGTGTCAAGTTAAGGAAGAGAAACAattggatgaaaaaaaagaggCTGCTTACAAACTTGATATCGTGCTGCAAAATCTTAAGATCCGCTTggggaaaaataatagggtTGTGGATAAAGAGGAGTTTGAACGTAAGCAAAATGTTATTGAGGGATTACAGGAGTctttgaatgataaaaaaaaaatatcgaaattgTTACTCAGTCAGATGATTAAACTTGAA aatgaaataaaaaaagtacagaATGCATTAGAAGCAGACCGTAATAAAGTTGAGCAagttaagattaaaaaaaaaaatcttgagtTATTAATGCTCGGAGgtgaaaaacaattaaaagtttCTGTACGTGttaatgaagaaaaacaaGTTGCTGAAAATATTATGGAGTTGAGAGTCACTCAAGCTGAagaattgatgaaaaatacTGGTAACCGCGTTTATAACTTGGAACAATGTCATGTAAAAATTTGCgct GCAATGAAAGAAAGAATGGCAGAATTAAAAGCTTTAAAAGAAgcacttaatttaaaacataaagttGCGATGAGCGAATGTTCTGAGTTACGATCattgattaatgaaaaaaattatcagacgttACATCTACAGTCGCGGTATGATAATATTATGGCAACATCTAATGTTGATAACACGGATGGCATTTTACCAGCAACGacttatttgaaaattcagaATGCTCAGTACAAGTATGAGTTGCAAGAACGAGGCGATAAACTGGACGCGACTATCAGGAAAACGGAACAAGAGATCAAAAGTATGGAGAATACACTGAAAGTTGTCAATGCTTGTAatgataaatacaaattttcattGGGTCCGGTTGAGGATGACAGCTCCAAGCAGACGATTCAGAGTGAAATAGATAAAGAAATGTGCGAAGCTGCTGAACAAATGAAGAGGAAGAAATCCcagttgaatattattaagaaTGATGTTgcg ctGGCGCAagaaaaccataaaaaaatactggaagatctagagaaaataaaagaagaaaaagaggGAAGACAAGAGACACTTGCATTaatagaaaaacaaattaatgatCAAAAGGGTCGACTAATTAGAGCGGAcatgagattaaaaaaattgtataaagaTATTCAGAGGCTTTGCGAGTGCGCTGATAGcgacattattattttgcaagag aaaGACGTCTCGACGCGAGAAATAGAAGAACAAAATCTCCTCGGTCTCCAGCGAATTACAGAGTTTACTATCCGTCACGTAGAAGCGGAAGTctacgttaaaaaattaatatctgcTAAAGATATTGTTCTACCTAGTGCTCAGCAAAATAAACCAACTCCGACACCCAGTCTTTGTTCCACCCGTAGTTCTACGACttcttttaatcaaaataaaaaatgtcaacttACAAATGTCAATATCTGTCGGccgtaa